In the candidate division WOR-3 bacterium genome, one interval contains:
- a CDS encoding ASKHA domain-containing protein, whose protein sequence is MPIFGLALDLGTTILKGAAVNLENGRIKKKVNLPNPQNHLGSDVVTRISKALRGRYDRLRNLLFFGIREIKKCLGFKRPSFTTVVGNPVNLSFYLNKPLNGLARYPFRSELKEGVFLKNPPSYIFPCLGGFIGGDTVAGLIACGLSKSKKISLYVDLGTNGEVVLVTPEKIFAVSTAAGPAFEGTGVTCGSFALPGAIDRLSASGGYKRRIRYRTIGKKKPIGICASGLIDLLGIMLEIGYLREDGRLLKEITIGGIKISQNDIRKLQLAVAAIHTGIEILLQKVGLKPSEIKETILTGEFGSHLNQKSLMRIGLLPQKIEKIHQEKDLPLRGAIMALLDKKIFEEAEGIREKAKQIELALEPNFPKTFVSALRLRPWG, encoded by the coding sequence ATGCCCATTTTCGGACTGGCATTAGACCTCGGCACAACAATCTTAAAGGGAGCAGCGGTCAACTTAGAGAATGGCCGGATAAAAAAGAAGGTGAATCTACCTAACCCTCAGAATCATTTGGGTAGCGATGTCGTCACCCGTATCAGTAAGGCGCTGCGGGGAAGATATGACCGATTGCGAAATCTCCTCTTTTTCGGCATCAGGGAGATAAAGAAATGCCTTGGTTTTAAAAGGCCGTCTTTTACCACCGTGGTTGGTAATCCGGTGAATCTCTCCTTTTATCTCAATAAACCCCTTAACGGGTTAGCCCGTTACCCATTCCGGAGCGAATTGAAGGAAGGCGTCTTCTTAAAAAATCCCCCTTCGTATATCTTCCCTTGCCTCGGTGGTTTTATCGGCGGCGATACTGTTGCTGGTCTTATTGCCTGTGGATTGAGTAAATCTAAAAAGATTTCCCTTTATGTTGATTTGGGGACAAACGGCGAAGTTGTCCTTGTTACACCGGAAAAGATTTTTGCTGTTTCCACCGCGGCTGGTCCGGCATTTGAGGGAACCGGCGTAACTTGTGGGAGTTTTGCTCTTCCTGGGGCGATTGATCGGTTATCCGCCTCAGGCGGATACAAAAGAAGAATTAGATACCGGACGATTGGGAAAAAGAAACCGATTGGTATCTGCGCCTCCGGTTTAATTGACCTTTTAGGTATTATGCTGGAAATTGGTTATTTGAGAGAAGATGGTCGCCTCTTAAAAGAGATTACTATCGGCGGGATAAAAATCTCCCAAAATGATATCCGAAAACTACAACTCGCGGTGGCGGCGATTCATACCGGGATTGAGATACTGCTCCAGAAAGTGGGACTTAAACCATCGGAGATTAAAGAGACTATTCTCACTGGGGAATTTGGTTCCCATCTTAACCAAAAATCTTTAATGAGAATTGGTCTTCTGCCTCAGAAGATAGAGAAGATCCACCAAGAAAAGGACTTGCCGTTAAGGGGAGCGATAATGGCTCTTCTTGACAAGAAGATTTTTGAGGAAGCGGAGGGCATCAGGGAGAAGGCAAAGCAGATAGAATTAGCCTTGGAACCAAATTTCCCAAAAACTTTCGTCTCCGCTTTGCGTTTGCGGCCGTGGGGCTAA
- a CDS encoding 2-hydroxyacyl-CoA dehydratase family protein: MGLIGYTCSYIPVELLSATGFLPYRLIHGTISFSEKGEEVVKVDACPLVKANLGYLLENEKRFVGVVGATGCDLARRQLEVITHFTSLPVHILNNPRTDNPKIFNDEIEELVKFLEKLGQKKLTPELVAREIERWENFREGLRVMDQQRKAKPSLFSTSDFHKLCISYHKGNPPANFPSSTSSPSTNPRVYLLGSPISYEANPFLQLLEKDLQIVGDFNCGISRPLLIKIREKNLTGIKEAYYHQPPCIFKRPNKKFYEWVSMELKERHCQGIVAWTLDYCDNYEFELSRMEKTFGLPLLRIRSDFSFSHISQWQLRIAAFAESIKENIYV; encoded by the coding sequence GTGGGGCTAATCGGCTACACCTGTTCTTATATTCCGGTGGAATTACTCTCGGCCACCGGTTTTCTACCCTATCGTTTAATTCACGGGACGATAAGTTTCAGTGAAAAAGGGGAAGAGGTCGTGAAGGTTGATGCCTGTCCCTTAGTGAAGGCAAACCTTGGTTATCTTTTGGAGAACGAAAAGAGATTTGTTGGTGTTGTCGGGGCTACGGGCTGCGATCTGGCAAGACGCCAATTGGAAGTAATTACCCACTTCACCTCCCTTCCCGTTCATATTCTAAATAATCCCCGAACCGACAATCCAAAAATCTTTAATGATGAGATAGAGGAATTGGTGAAATTTTTAGAGAAACTCGGTCAGAAAAAATTAACTCCGGAATTAGTTGCCCGAGAGATTGAGAGATGGGAAAATTTTCGGGAAGGCTTACGGGTAATGGACCAGCAGCGAAAGGCTAAGCCGTCTCTTTTTTCCACCTCGGATTTTCATAAACTTTGTATTAGTTATCATAAGGGGAATCCACCGGCTAATTTTCCCTCCTCTACTTCCTCGCCTTCCACTAATCCCCGGGTCTATCTTTTAGGGAGCCCCATCTCTTATGAAGCTAATCCCTTTCTCCAATTACTGGAAAAGGATTTGCAGATTGTGGGCGATTTTAATTGTGGGATCTCTCGGCCTCTTCTGATAAAGATAAGAGAGAAAAATTTAACCGGGATTAAAGAAGCCTATTATCACCAACCCCCCTGTATCTTTAAACGGCCCAATAAAAAATTTTACGAATGGGTGAGTATGGAATTGAAAGAACGCCATTGTCAAGGTATCGTGGCTTGGACCTTAGACTACTGTGATAACTATGAGTTTGAGTTGAGCCGGATGGAGAAAACTTTTGGGCTTCCCCTTTTAAGAATCCGAAGTGATTTTTCCTTTTCTCATATTAGCCAATGGCAATTAAGAATCGCTGCCTTTGCCGAAAGTATTAAAGAAAATATTTATGTTTAG
- a CDS encoding 2-hydroxyacyl-CoA dehydratase family protein has translation MFSEVAPKRITLSEWSRQFRKVPDEVIKKFNYYQNSDWGRYLSPPATFFVYGARELKELKFDNSFSSLRLWGFVFNESERLFRAKQTGRKVIATMGDLGIIPVIVMAFPEAIPFYPECFWWVPFYNKSNVLLTRASELGIPEATCFSKAILAAFSKRAYFPVPDLIIAATGASCDDYSCLMQLLEDIGYNPLWVEIPLRRQGSEERVAGYLIEEYQKIWQKMVEITGRNLQKEELKKSIRKANYLRSLVKELKETVSQAKIAPLPALEMMVIEFGNLYGYGDFAEWIKIVEGILQTVKERVAKGIGVLREDAIPIAWVTPSADPILLNLIEDFGCRVLTTEYLINQALVPISENLDPFLALAQAFLNASLIGTTKERIRRIKEEVEKGRIKGVLITNVLGASHCALETKLMEEELQAVPVLAIDVPSPGGITEQLKTRLEAFIETIK, from the coding sequence ATGTTTAGTGAGGTAGCACCAAAAAGGATCACCCTTTCCGAGTGGAGTCGCCAGTTTCGGAAAGTTCCGGATGAGGTGATAAAAAAATTCAATTATTACCAAAATTCCGATTGGGGGAGATACCTCTCACCACCAGCAACTTTTTTTGTCTACGGGGCACGGGAATTAAAAGAACTGAAATTTGACAATTCCTTTTCTTCGCTGCGCCTCTGGGGATTTGTCTTTAATGAATCGGAGAGATTATTCCGGGCAAAACAGACTGGCAGGAAGGTGATTGCCACGATGGGGGATTTGGGCATTATTCCGGTTATCGTTATGGCTTTTCCCGAAGCAATCCCTTTCTATCCCGAATGCTTCTGGTGGGTTCCTTTCTACAATAAGTCAAATGTCCTTTTAACCAGGGCGAGCGAATTGGGAATCCCGGAGGCGACCTGTTTCTCAAAGGCGATTTTAGCCGCATTTTCCAAAAGGGCATATTTCCCCGTACCCGATTTAATCATTGCCGCCACCGGTGCTTCCTGTGATGACTACTCCTGCCTTATGCAACTCTTGGAAGATATTGGTTATAATCCCCTTTGGGTTGAAATTCCTCTTCGGCGTCAAGGGAGTGAAGAGAGGGTAGCCGGCTATCTGATTGAAGAGTATCAAAAAATTTGGCAGAAGATGGTAGAAATTACCGGTCGCAATCTCCAAAAAGAGGAATTGAAAAAAAGTATTAGGAAGGCGAATTATCTCCGAAGTTTGGTTAAGGAATTAAAGGAGACTGTTTCTCAGGCGAAAATTGCTCCCCTCCCGGCGTTGGAGATGATGGTGATTGAATTTGGCAATCTGTACGGCTATGGTGATTTTGCGGAATGGATAAAAATTGTGGAAGGGATTCTTCAAACAGTTAAAGAAAGGGTAGCAAAGGGGATTGGGGTCTTAAGGGAAGATGCCATTCCTATCGCTTGGGTAACACCAAGCGCTGACCCAATTCTTTTAAATCTGATAGAAGATTTTGGCTGTCGGGTCTTAACTACGGAATATTTAATAAATCAGGCGTTAGTTCCCATTTCTGAAAACCTTGACCCATTTTTGGCTCTTGCCCAAGCATTCCTGAATGCCTCCCTGATCGGCACAACGAAGGAGAGGATAAGGAGGATAAAGGAGGAAGTAGAGAAAGGGAGGATTAAAGGGGTATTAATCACCAATGTGCTCGGTGCTTCCCACTGTGCCTTGGAGACAAAGTTAATGGAAGAGGAGTTGCAGGCGGTTCCGGTTTTGGCGATTGATGTACCGAGTCCCGGAGGCATCACTGAACAGTTAAAGACCAGGCTTGAGGCATTTATTGAGACGATAAAATGA
- a CDS encoding uroporphyrinogen decarboxylase family protein, translated as MDRITAVVQKKEKRAVFPIVVADHCARLFNTTLAAVVRDGEKLAEVISYGYHFYRYDMVLLFSDPYLEAEALGCPVCLEPIPQLLGPRRKKRGRDRRGVILKAARLLKKMVDVPVFVSIKGPFSLAAFLIGMEEFLKMLMEKEEKVRETLEETLQFQIDYLRQLLSLEVNIFIGDPCASASLISPNFFAQFAQEPLTTLVKKVKEAGLLVGLHICGETKPIISLLDKIGCDILSIEDISPETETVKMGGVSTKTIFFGDWEKMKKEIENAQQLNPSLILATSCDVPAETEPENIKMMIKIAQALS; from the coding sequence TTGGATAGAATAACCGCGGTCGTCCAGAAAAAAGAGAAGAGAGCGGTCTTTCCCATCGTAGTTGCTGACCACTGCGCTCGCTTATTTAACACCACTTTAGCCGCCGTCGTCCGAGATGGAGAAAAATTGGCCGAAGTGATAAGTTACGGTTATCACTTCTACCGGTATGATATGGTCCTTCTCTTTTCCGACCCTTATCTCGAAGCCGAAGCCTTAGGTTGTCCAGTGTGCTTAGAACCAATCCCCCAATTGCTCGGGCCCAGAAGGAAAAAAAGAGGTAGGGATCGAAGAGGGGTTATCCTTAAAGCCGCTCGGTTATTAAAAAAGATGGTGGATGTTCCGGTCTTTGTCTCAATCAAAGGTCCTTTCTCCCTCGCCGCCTTTCTCATCGGTATGGAAGAATTTCTAAAAATGTTGATGGAAAAGGAAGAAAAGGTAAGGGAGACCTTGGAGGAAACGCTCCAATTTCAGATTGACTATCTCCGCCAACTCCTTTCCTTAGAGGTTAATATCTTTATCGGTGACCCCTGCGCCTCTGCCAGTCTCATCTCCCCGAATTTTTTCGCCCAATTTGCCCAAGAACCCCTTACTACCTTGGTAAAGAAGGTGAAAGAGGCCGGGCTTTTAGTCGGATTGCACATCTGTGGTGAAACAAAACCAATAATTTCCCTTCTTGATAAAATTGGTTGTGATATTTTAAGTATTGAGGATATTAGCCCTGAGACCGAAACGGTAAAGATGGGGGGTGTTTCCACCAAGACGATATTTTTCGGTGACTGGGAAAAGATGAAAAAGGAGATCGAGAATGCCCAGCAATTAAACCCATCTCTCATTCTGGCTACTTCTTGTGATGTGCCAGCCGAAACCGAACCGGAAAATATTAAAATGATGATTAAAATCGCCCAGGCACTGAGTTAG
- a CDS encoding corrinoid protein, with protein sequence MDFSEIKKALVDLDVSRVKELIFQSLKENYPPEAILKEGLIAGMKEVGELFSKKEYFVPEVLIAADAFYAGFDLITPLLKSKGEKRGKIVIGVVSGDIHDIGKNIVKVMLKANGYEVIDLGRDVPHEKFIKAVAEEKPQVLALSALMTTTMFGMEEIIQILKEKGLRDKIKVIVGGAAVNEKFAQMIGADGYGEDATAAVKLIERLNIG encoded by the coding sequence TTGGATTTTTCGGAGATAAAAAAGGCGCTCGTTGATTTGGATGTCAGCCGGGTTAAAGAACTAATTTTCCAATCCTTAAAGGAAAATTACCCTCCGGAAGCAATCTTAAAAGAAGGGCTAATCGCCGGGATGAAAGAGGTAGGTGAACTCTTTTCCAAAAAGGAATATTTTGTCCCTGAGGTCCTAATTGCCGCTGACGCCTTTTATGCCGGTTTTGACCTCATCACCCCTTTACTAAAATCAAAAGGAGAAAAGAGGGGAAAGATTGTCATCGGTGTCGTTTCTGGTGATATCCACGATATCGGGAAAAATATCGTGAAGGTGATGCTAAAAGCCAATGGCTATGAGGTTATTGACTTGGGAAGAGATGTCCCCCATGAGAAATTTATCAAAGCGGTAGCGGAAGAAAAACCCCAGGTTCTTGCCCTCTCCGCTCTAATGACGACCACAATGTTCGGGATGGAAGAAATTATCCAAATTCTAAAAGAGAAAGGTTTGCGCGATAAGATTAAAGTGATTGTTGGCGGGGCAGCGGTTAATGAAAAATTTGCCCAAATGATCGGGGCGGATGGTTACGGCGAAGATGCTACCGCGGCGGTGAAGTTAATAGAAAGGTTAAATATTGGATAG